The sequence GCGATTTTTCCAATGGAACAACGGACTGGATATTCGCCAATACCAGTCCATCGACCGGCAGCGCTGCCGTCGTCGTTGACCCGGACGGTGCGGCCAGTGAACTGTTTTTTAATGTACTTTCCGATGACGGTGTAAACTGGCATCTGCGCCTCAGGCAGGAAGGCCTGGCGTTGAGCTCCGGGAAAACCTATCGTGTGAGTTTCGATGCGTGGGCCGAATCGAACCGCACCTTCCGGGCAAATATAAAAAGCGTCAGCCAAGGCGATGCCCTGAATTATGACGTGTCGCTCAGCACGAATAGGACTATCTATGCGAGGGAATTTTCGGTGAGCCAACCCACCGCGGACGATTTCCGCCTCTCGTTCTTTTTCGGTGCCGCGGGCGACAACGATGTCTGGCTGGATAACGTATCCCTGGTAGAGGTCGATGCGAAGGGCGATCCAAACTGGATTCTGCAGGGCAGTGCCTTTTCCCTGCAGCCGGAGAGAGGCGGCACGGTTTACCTGACCCGCTACCGCCTGCCCCTGATGAACTATGTGGACGCAGCCACCCGTATGTTCGATGTAGCCGAGTTCGCGTCGCACGCAGTGGTTGCGCAGGCCGTTTCCGCTGGGCAGTCCTGTTCAATCAATACCGTCGGCCTGCTTCCCGGTTCCTACGACCTGGTGCTGGTCGACAACGGTATCGTCGAGGCGGTGCATTCGTTCCATATGGCGTTCACTTCTCCGCCGGTGTCGCCGCACTATGCGGTGTCGGTGGAGGTCTCCGGACAGACGACTGACCTCTCGACCTTTTATTCCTGCCGTCGGGCGGAATACATCCAGGACTGGGGGCTGGACGGGAAGAATTACGAAATTAAAACCTACGGGCCGAATACGAAGCAACCGGTCAATGCCCATTCCTGGGCGGGGGTTTCGACGGATGCCTATCCCATTACGGTGCGCGTCAAGGTGCTGCCTGCGGCCGAAGATGATCACATCGACGGCTCTCCGGGGATCACGCTGCCGCTCACGAGCGCCCATGTGCTGCCGTCTTCATACGAAATTCCCTGCTGGATCGAAGGAGCCGATACCATTGCCTTCACGCTGGATCGCCCGGAAAAGGTGATGGTGGTGCCCAACTATCACGATGCGATGTCGGTCTTCACCAATCAGGCGGTCGGGCATGTTCCGCTTCAGTCCTTTGAGGATACCTACACCGCCTCGACCATTCCGGACGATTTTAATGCTAACCAAGTTGTGGATCATCTGTCTGAAGGGTTCAAAAACCCGTTGGTCTTTCTGGGGCGCGGTCCGGAATCCTTTGTCTCCGAACTCGGGTTGAATAAAACCGATCCCGGCACGTTGGTCATCTCGCCCGGTGAACGCCCGACGCAGGCAGCGCTTTCGGCGGCAGACACCGTCTGGTTCGAGCCGGGCGGGCACGACCTGTCTCGCCTGGGCATGCGCCCGAATTACCGCACCTACATCAATGCGGGTCAAACCTACTATCTGGAAGAAGGGGCCTATGTTGCCGCCGGGTTCAAGAAGAATGAAGCCTCAGGAACCGCCGATTGCCGCTTGGTCGGTCGGGGCACGGTTTCGGGCGTTAACCATTTCTGGGGCGGAGGCTCATACGATGAAAACAGCCTGGCAGTGGAAATTGATGTGATCGATGGTCTCGATTTTGTAGAGCGCGAGGGTTGGGGCATCAATGGCGGCGATTTGATCAGCGATATTTCCCTGCTGGGTGCGTGGCACGGCAACTGCGATGGCCTTGATTCGCTGGATCATTGCACCGTGCTCAACAGTTTTATTGCCGCGCACGATGACAACCTGAAGCTGAACGATCACACGGTGGCTGAACATCTGGTGATCCATATGCTGGGGGTGAATGCGCATCCGATTATGTTTAAGGAAATGTGGGACGATGTCACCTTTGCCAACGCGGTGGTCAAGGATGTGGATATTATCGCCAACATGAAGCGTCCCGTTCCGAACCATAGCGACTGGGGGCGTCTGGAGGCTTCCGCCATCACCTGCCTGCAAACCCGCCATGTCTCGATAGAAGACGCCCTGTTCAGCGATATCCGCATTGAAACGCCGTTTCTTGCCCGTGTGGTGAGTCTCTACAACATGTACAGCGAAGGCGAGGATTGGCCGTACGTGCCGACGTGGCTGGATATCGATAACGTGAATAACCCTGCATCGATCAACGGAATCACCTTTGAAAACATTACGGTCAATGCCCCGATGCTGGGTTGGCGCAACCTGCTGGGATCGGGTTTCGCCAATTCATTTTCCAACATTTCATTTGTCAATCTGGACATTAACGGCGTGCGGGTCTCGGAGGCCAACAAAGACGACTATTTTGAAGTCTCGGGCTATGTCTTCGGCACCGACCCCGTGGATGGCGGCAGCAGCCGGGTTGAAATTTCCGACCCTGTGCGGAACCTGATGTTCCATGATTCGCTCTATTCAGCATGGGAAAATACATATGCTTTGGTTCAGGGGGCGGAAGGGGACGACGATGGTGATGGCGTGGCCAACCTGGCCGAGTTTGCGCTGGATGGAGATCCCAACGATCCGTTTAACCTCGGAACCCAGCCTGAGTTCCTGGCCGGCGCGGGCGGGTTCAGCTATGTCCACCCCGTGCTTGCCAAACGCAACCCGGGAATCAGCTATACGGTGGAAACGACCGACAACCTCGTTTCCAATGATTGGAAAACGACGGGATATACCGTATCGGGCACCAACGATCTCGACGGTGATTTCAACGCGGTCAGCAACTGGATATCTGCCGGTGTTGAAACACAACAATTTATCCGCCTGCGCATTGAGCAGGATTAAGGGGGCGCGAACTTCCCGTTGTACCGACTTATGCACTATGCACCCGAGTTTTCTTCCACAGAGCGCACAGAGACACAGAGGAACGATAGCTCCGTGCCTCAGAAATTGGTCGCTGTTCGCTCTCAATTATCTCTAGCGACGCGAAGCGAGTCTGTAAGACAACCGGGTGGTGGAAAATCGTATTTTTATAATTTCCACTCCCCTAAGTCTTCTTGAATTACCTGGAGAGAGATGCCCATAATGCCAATCCGTGATCAGAAGAAGGAGCGCGCTGTGGGCGAGGAGTGGGTAACGAGAAAATCATTGGTGATGCGGGCAAAAGCCGCGGACGATGCGGCGGCATGGGATGAATTCGTGAAATACTACGAGCGGTTCATTTTCCACCTGCTGCATGGAATGAATGTGCCGACGAACGATTTTGATGATCTCGTCCAAACCGTTCTGGTCAAGCTCTGGAAAAGCCTCGCGAGTTTTGATCATGAAAAAGCGCGCTTCCGCACCTGGCTGGGTGTGGTGGTGCGCAACGCGGTGTGGGACTATTTTGCCGAGGGGCAGCGGCGCGGTAAGCTGATGGAGAAAAATCGCGATTTTGTTGAAGTACTGGACGAAGCCCCGCCATCGGAAATCGAAGCCCGCATTGAGAAAGAGTGGGTGCAGTATATTACCGAACTGGCCATGGAGCGGATCCAGAAGGTGTTTTCCGGCGAAGCGGTCAATGTGTTCACGATGAGCCTGGAGGATGTTCCTGCCAAAGAGGTCTCAAAAAAACTGAATCTTACTTTGGAATCGGTCTATACCCTGAAAAGCCGGGTCCGTGCACGATTTATCAAAGAGGTAAAAGCGCTGATGGATGAACTGGAAGGGTGACGCGGCGGAGCCGCGGAATGATGAATGTAGAATTTAGAATTAAGAAGGGTAGAACTCAGACGGCGTTGGCCTTTTTCTTAAAAAAATAAGGCGGTCGCAGACCCGAAATTCTACATTCTTAAATCATCATTCATAATTCAAAAGGACTGTATGGATAACGCAAAGAACGATGCCCAATCAAAGCTGGACGCGCTCTACTATCTGGCGGAAGACTATGAGCAGGTGGAGGAAAAGGAGATCAGTCCCACCCTGCATGCGCTGTCCGAGGTGACTGAACGGTATCATTCCGCCGAGCCGATCGCTTCGGGGGGCATGAAGCAGATCTACAAGGTCTACGATGCCCGGGGAAAGCGCCATCTGGCGATGGCCATGCTGCATGCCGACGCGCCCCTTGAGTTATGCGATCCCTTTATTCATGAAGCGTGGCTGACGGCCCTGCTTGACCATCCGAACATTATCACCATTCACGATGTCGGGGTGCGCAACGGTCGTCCTTATTTTACGATGGATTTGAAAACCGGGAATACCTTGCGGGAAGTGATTGAGAAATTACGTGACCGCGACCGTAAA is a genomic window of Pontiella desulfatans containing:
- a CDS encoding carbohydrate binding domain-containing protein; translated protein: MSSRRRIVFMLAFFIFSLAAVAQDYSVDFRDEVSFPSEMLPAGDLTSGDLTLTNVAGEQVMAVDLSGVTSDFGSKFTIEGLNQPVDDDGPLRLMFHYKPATLKAAGGILNFRLELTINGTKTTWNAATQSGVINADWPLDASGWWLASIDMQPLVDHWREQTGSTNDMFVEKIHIGPGAIGNTSEQYRETLYFRGFRLGSSLLNVGIGGNMLINGDFSSGLTGWSPQETAPAEGTASVSTVANYEYHADITNDDGVNWHLQLRQDNLTLVNGQEYVLTYDARAESARAIDVQFKGGNVSYAFLSNLPVGETMQRYTNTFTVSEATVNDARLMVFIGEHGANDIWLDNVCLESISNPGVNLLSNGDFSNGTTDWIFANTSPSTGSAAVVVDPDGAASELFFNVLSDDGVNWHLRLRQEGLALSSGKTYRVSFDAWAESNRTFRANIKSVSQGDALNYDVSLSTNRTIYAREFSVSQPTADDFRLSFFFGAAGDNDVWLDNVSLVEVDAKGDPNWILQGSAFSLQPERGGTVYLTRYRLPLMNYVDAATRMFDVAEFASHAVVAQAVSAGQSCSINTVGLLPGSYDLVLVDNGIVEAVHSFHMAFTSPPVSPHYAVSVEVSGQTTDLSTFYSCRRAEYIQDWGLDGKNYEIKTYGPNTKQPVNAHSWAGVSTDAYPITVRVKVLPAAEDDHIDGSPGITLPLTSAHVLPSSYEIPCWIEGADTIAFTLDRPEKVMVVPNYHDAMSVFTNQAVGHVPLQSFEDTYTASTIPDDFNANQVVDHLSEGFKNPLVFLGRGPESFVSELGLNKTDPGTLVISPGERPTQAALSAADTVWFEPGGHDLSRLGMRPNYRTYINAGQTYYLEEGAYVAAGFKKNEASGTADCRLVGRGTVSGVNHFWGGGSYDENSLAVEIDVIDGLDFVEREGWGINGGDLISDISLLGAWHGNCDGLDSLDHCTVLNSFIAAHDDNLKLNDHTVAEHLVIHMLGVNAHPIMFKEMWDDVTFANAVVKDVDIIANMKRPVPNHSDWGRLEASAITCLQTRHVSIEDALFSDIRIETPFLARVVSLYNMYSEGEDWPYVPTWLDIDNVNNPASINGITFENITVNAPMLGWRNLLGSGFANSFSNISFVNLDINGVRVSEANKDDYFEVSGYVFGTDPVDGGSSRVEISDPVRNLMFHDSLYSAWENTYALVQGAEGDDDGDGVANLAEFALDGDPNDPFNLGTQPEFLAGAGGFSYVHPVLAKRNPGISYTVETTDNLVSNDWKTTGYTVSGTNDLDGDFNAVSNWISAGVETQQFIRLRIEQD
- a CDS encoding RNA polymerase sigma factor; translation: MPIMPIRDQKKERAVGEEWVTRKSLVMRAKAADDAAAWDEFVKYYERFIFHLLHGMNVPTNDFDDLVQTVLVKLWKSLASFDHEKARFRTWLGVVVRNAVWDYFAEGQRRGKLMEKNRDFVEVLDEAPPSEIEARIEKEWVQYITELAMERIQKVFSGEAVNVFTMSLEDVPAKEVSKKLNLTLESVYTLKSRVRARFIKEVKALMDELEG